The sequence CGTTGTTCGATGGCTTCGACGAGAAGCTGCAGAACGCCATTGATCAAATCGACGAGGTCGATGTCGCCACGGAAAACGCGATCATCTCACGCAATCAATTACTGGCTGACAGCGCCGTGGCGGGCATCGCCATCTTGAACGAGCAGCGGCGCGGGATTCTGGCGCTGATTCAGCAGGCCGCGGGGCTATCGACGAGCTAGCGCGGCTCGCCGACGGCAGTCCCAGGCGGCGCGACGGCGCCAATCATTGCCAGTTTGCTCAACATTCGGTATGCTCTGGGCAGTTCGCACCGTGTTCCCAACGCAGACGTCGACCGCGCGGTCGAAATGTCGCGCATTGTCAACCATCAACCTCTACCTAGGGGGTGTGCCATGGCCTATCAGCTTCCACCGTTGCCTTACGCCTTTGACGCGCTGGAGCCTTACATCGACGCCAAGACGATGGAGATCCACCACGACAAGCATCATGCCGCTTACGTGAACAACCTGAACAAAGCGCTCGAAGGAACGGACCTCGGCTCGCAAAGCGTCGAGAAATTGATCGCCAACCTCGATCAGGTACCGGAAAAAGTACGCACCGCGGTTCGCAACAATGGCGGTGGACACGCCAACCACAGCATGTTTTGGCAAATCCTCGGCGAGCGCTGTGAGCCGACGGGCGATTTGGCCAAGGCGATCGACAGCGATTTGAAGGGCTTTGACAACTTCAAGAAGGACTTTACTGCCGCCGCGCTGGGTCGATTTGGCAGCGGCTGGGCCTGGGTATCGCTCGACAAGAACGGCAAGCTAGTGGTGGAAAGCACCCCCAATCAAGACAGCCCGATCATGGCCGGCAGCACGCCGCTGTTGGGGTGCGACGTTTGGGAGCATGCCTACTATCTCAAGTATCAAAATCGACGCCCCGAGTACGTCGAGGCGTTCTTCAACGTGATTAATTGGAAGCACGTGGGCGAGCGCTATAAAGAAGCGCGCAGCAAATAGCCCACGCGTAGTTGGCGGCAACATCTGGTGGCCGAGCGAGCGCTTGCTCCTTGGCCACTTTTTTTTCAGCGGGATGAATGAGCGATGCCGACAGCTAGCGGCGCCAGCGCCGGGGGTCGAATCGCCGCCATTCGCCAATTTGCGTATTTGATGATCGGGGGCACGACGCGCGCATGTCGCAGTTTGTCTCACTTCGCAAATTTGACACAGCGGCCCAAAGACTGCCGTTGACCGCGCGGCGCGCGACTCTATAATCCGCCCTCGCCATGGATGTCAGGATGACGGCATGGCGCCAGTTCTTCGCCCTCTTTGGGCAGTTTTGTTGACGGTTGCTTTCGGCAAATTCCGAATAACCAGTACATAGGCTGGCGCTGGCGAACAACACGCGTCGCGCGCCGGCTCCGCATCACATCGAAAACAGACTGTCCTCAGGGAAGAGGACGCCGGCAAGGCACGGATGCCGCTCGCCGGACGCTCCCTGCGCTTCCCTGGAAACGTCGGGAGCGTTTTTTTATGCGTATGTCGAGGCTCTGGTTGGCAGTATTCTGCCTGGTCGCGCCGATCTTCACCGGCTGCACAAGCACCGGTAATTCGTTCGCGATGAAGAGTCCTAGCTGGTGGCCATGGGGCAAGAAGGATCTGGCCGAAACGAGCGTCGCCGGCGCCAATCCGCAACTCCCATCGCAAAGCGTCAGTCCCGATTCGGCGCTGGCCGCTACTGGCTACGGCGTGCCGCACACGCCCAGCAGCGGATATCCTGGCTACACCCCGCCGCAAACCACCGGCGCTTATACTGGCGCTCCGCAAGGCTATCCCACCACGCCTCCGGGCGGAAGTTACGCCAATAATAGCCTCTACGAGGCCAGCCCCGCCGGATACGCCAATCAGTACCCGACTGCCGGCACGCCCGCGATGCCCGCCAGCTATCCGCAAACGGATCCCACCGCCGGCAATGTGGCGCTGCAAAGCCAATATCAAAACGCTGACTATGCTCGCGCCGCCGATCCGAGCATGGGGGGCTATGGCGCCGCGGCGAATCCCATGAGCGCCGGCTACAACGAATACACCACACCGGCGGCGCAGCCGCAGATGGCCGCCGCGCCGCAAACGGCGCCGGCAGGCATGTCGCCCAATCCGTATGCGATTGCCGAGCAGCCGAATCCCTACGGCGCTCCGTCGTATCAAACCGCCGATGCTCGCGGCAGCGCCGCGTATGGCGCCGCCACCGCGCCGGCCTATCCGCAACAACCGACGATGCCGGCCACGCAGGCGCCGGCGTATCCCGCGGCGACCGATCCCATGGCGGGCGCGGCCCAGCCGTGGAATCCCAGCGCCGCGGCGCCTCCGGCCGCTCAGTCTGGCTACACCGCCGACCCCATGGGCTACCAACCCTCGCAAACCGGCTTTGCCCCTGGCGCCACGGGCTATCAGCCCGCTGGCGTGCCCACCTATCAACCCCCGGCGGGCACTTACCAACCGCCAGCCGGCGAATATCGGCCGGGAGGCACCGGCACCTATCCTCGCGCCGGCGCATCGACCACGTCCCCGGCCAACAATCTTACCGATGCCGGCTTGAATGTCGTGGCGCCGGCCAGCTTCGATTCGGCCATGCCCGAGTCGGCGCCGGTGCAGCAAATTCCGACCACTGTCGCGCCGTAACCGCGCGGCAGGTCGCCAAAACACCAAGAGCCGCAAGCATTGGCTCGCGGCTCTTGGCGGGCAAAGGAGTTTTGTTGATCAACACGCAGCGAGTTCTCTCGCCAGCCTGTTAGTAGGCTCCGCGTTGGCTCAGCACCGACAGCGGCGTCTTGATCAGTAGCTTCAAATCGGTGAGCAGACTCTGGTTCTTGCGATACCAGATGTCCATCCGCACCCAATCCTCAAAGCCCACCTCGCAGCGACCGCTCACTTGCCAGAGGCAGGTGAGGCCGGGCTTGATGGTCAGTCGGGCGCGTTGCCACGGCTCATACTTGGCCACTTCGCTCGGCACCGGCGGCCGGGGGCCGACCAGCGACATGTGACCCAAGAGAATATTGAACAACTGCGGCATCTCGTCGATGCTGGTCGCGCGCAGCCAACGGCCAATCTTGGTGATGCGCGGATCGCGCTTGTTCTTGAAGATGGGTCCGTCCTTCTCATTCTTCACCAGGTGCTGCATCTGCGCGGCGTTCACGTGCATCGTGCGAAACTTGAACATCGGGAAACGGCGGCCGCAGAGCCCTACTCGCTCCTGGCGGAAAATCGGTTTCCCTTGGGTGGTGATCGCCAGCGCAATCAGCGTGACGAGCATGATGGGCGAGAACAGGACGAGCAGCACGATCGCGCCCGCCACATCGGCGGCTCGCTTGACGCATTGATACAGTCGCGAAGCATTGCCGGCCTCGATCAGCAGGTGATCGCCGGCATATTCGCTGGCGGCGATGGGAACCAGTCGCAATTTGCCGTGATGCGACGGAGCTTCCTTGCCGCGTTTGGCGGCCGGCGCGCTACTTTGCAACTGGGCCGGCGTGACTCGGCTCACCGGGGCGTCGGTATCGGAAATGCGCACCAGTTCGTCAACGCGGTCGAGCTTTTCGAGCACCGTGTCGAGGGAGCAAATGGTTTCCATCTGTTGATTTCCGTGTTGCCGATGTCGCCGTGACGATTACTTGCCGCCTGGCGAGATTTCACTAATCGCAAAGCCCGCGCCGTGGCGCGCCGTCTGGCCGGCGCGGCGCCGCCAGTTGCCGTAACACATTTCCGCGCCTTGATCTGCGCAAGGCTTCCGGTCGGAGTTGCTTCGTTGATTGTTATGATTCGAACCTGCCGCACGATGACTTTTTGCAACGCGCGTCCAACGTTTGCCGCAACATGCAGCCTTCAAGTTCAGCACGTCATGCCGCGGCGCGTCATAGCCACAAACATTCGGCGCAGACGGTAAGGCCGTCATGATGCTCGACAAGGTTTCAATGATTCTGGTTGCCGACCGTGATCAGGTCGGACTTGCCCGCCAAGACGAGAGCGGGGCCGCCACGCGCGCCGGATGCCATTGCACGCATTGTGCCTGACAAAGGCCGGTGGAGACGCCCGCCACAAAAAACAATAGCATATGGACCATGTTCATGTACGAAATCTCGTGAAACAGCGCCTGCGGCAGATACACGCCCAATAGCGCCAGGCAGAACGCCCCTTGCAAGCGCACCCACTGGTCGGCGTCGGAGTTCCACAATCGCCAGGCGTCGCGGCTCCAGGCCGCAACCAGCGCCAAGAAGAGCCCCAGGCCAATCACCCCGGTTTCGGTCAGCAGGCCAAGGGGCATGTTGTGATGAATCAGCGGGCGGATCGCCTCCAGTTCCATCTCCGTCGACCTGTCCGACAAGTAGGGCATCTTTTCGACATAGAACTGACCAAAGCCGCAGCCCAGCAGCGGGTGGTCCAAAAACATCTTCCACGACACATACACAAAACTCGAACGCAAGCTCGCCGACTCGCGCGTGCCCGCGGCGGAGTACTCGCGTTCAAAGCCCATGAACTTGTCCCAACCCAGGCCCAGCGCGGCCACGCCGGTCACGATGCCCGCGCCCAGCACCAACGGCCGCCAGGAGCGCGGCAACGTCAGCGCGAGCACCACTCCCAATCCGAGCACGGCGCCGATCCACACGCTGCGGGTGTAGCTGAGGTAAATGGCCAACAAGAACAACGGGGAGAGCGCGGCCAAGAGCAACCCACCCGCGCGCCCGTATCTGGGACACCAAAGCCACGCGGCCACCAGACACGCCCCCAAATAGAAGCCAAAGGCGACCGAGTGCAGCATGGGCCCACGAGCGCGGCCAAAGTGAAAGCCGAGCGTGGGCTCGGCGATGATCTTGGGGAACACCAGCGACCATTGTCCGGCGATCTCGAAGATGGCCGTGATCGACAGATACACGCCAAACAACGTTAGCGCGGCTAGCAACTGCTTGGATTGGCGGGCGCCAAAACTCATTTGCCGCCCCACTACGTAGATGATCGCCGGACTGAGATAGCCGGTGATGAGTCGCCAGATCGGCGCCACGGTCTCTTCTGGCGCCGAATTCCAATCGTGCGAGAAGGTGCTGAACATCAAGGCCGCCAGAAAGGCAATCAACCAAGTGTCGGCGGGAGCCCATGGTTTGGCGACACGGTCGACCATCTTCCAATGCAGCGCGAACACGCCCAGCAATACCGCGAGCGCGATGCGATCGAGCGTCAACGGCAGGGGGCCGGCCTGCGCGTGCCAGAAGTAAACGCCAAACGAGCTATTGAGCAACAGAAACGCGAGCACGGCCCAAATGAGCGATCCGCGCCGGACATAGGCTGCCAGCCAAACAAGCGAGACGAGTGCGGCAATAAAGATGATGAACGCCATAGCGGCCGGTTTCGCTGCTGAGTGTCAATCGGTGGTCTCGATGCATCCGACGCGCGGCCGGCGTTACGCGTTGCCGATGCGTTCCAGCGCCTGCTTCAAGTTCAAGTTTTCCCCACTCGCAGTCGTCGACCGCGGCGGGCGCGGCGCCGATTTGACTTGTGGCGCTTCGCCGCGGCGATCGGGAGCGCTTGGGGAGGGGGCTGCCGCTTGGTTTGGTGTGACCTGCGGGCGTGCGGATGTCGAAGTCGCGGGCAGAGGCGCTGGGGCAGCAGCCTGCGGTTCCGCAACGGGGCCCGCGTGAACCCCATCCATGGCGCGGCGACCGAACAACCGCCCGCCAATGCTCGTCGGATTATTGGGCCTCGGCAGCGGAATCGTAATCACCAACAGCGCCACGCCAAACAAAAAGCCCGCGACCGCGCCCATGCCCGCGGTGGCCACGCGCCCCGGTCCCACGGGCTTGGTGCCGGCGTCGGGCACATCAATGCGGTTGATCAAGCTGGCGTGCTCGGCGCCCGACTCCTTGGCGCGGGCGTCGGCCAAATTGGCCTCGGCGATGGCCAACAGCTTGTTGGCCTGCTCCACTTCGGCCACGCAATTCGAGTAGTCGGTTCGCAGCCTGGCAATGCGCGCCAGCCGCACGTTGGTTTCGTCGAGTTGTTTTTGCAAGTTTTGCACCTGCCCGGCCAGGAGCCGCGCGTCGGCCTCGACGCCGCGAATGGCAATCCCTAGTTCGGCGTGGATTTCGCTGCGAATTTGCTGCTCGGAGATTTGCGCGGCGATCAATTGCGGATGCGACTCGGTCATCATGCCAGCGAGTTGCGCGGTCTTGATTTGTGCATCGACGAGCCCCTCCTTAAGCCGTTTGAGCGCGGGCTGCGATTCGAGCAGGCTGTTCGGCGCCGCGACCAAATGACTGGGGTCCTGCTGCGCCGCGCGCAACAGCGAATCGAGCTCTTGATTGCTGCGCTGCGTGGTTTCCAAGCGACGAATCTCTCCTTCGATGAACACGACCTTTTGTCGCAAGTCGCTGGTGCCCGAGGGAGAGGCGTGCAAGATGCGCAACTCGGCCAGATCGGCGCCGACCTGCGATTCCATCGCGGCCAATTCGCTGGACGACTCGACCACCGAGGCTTTAGCCAATGTGACGCCGTTTTCCAACTCGCGCACCATGCTGGTGGCCTTTTTGTTCAGCACTTCCTGGTAGCGAGTTTGCAGCGACATGCTGATTGCCGCGGCCAAATCGATGGACCGTTGACGATCGGAATCGGTCGCCTTGAGATAGAACAACTCCGTCTTGCCGAACTCGGCTCCCTTGGGAGGCGCCAGTTTCACATGCTTGCGCAATCGCTCAATCGCGATGTCGGTCGGCCAATGGGCCGCTGGCGAGCCGCTGGGCGGCCCCACCTTGGTCAGCGCTTCGCTAAGCACCTGGCGCCCCTTGGCCAGTTCGAGCAATGTCTCCTGAGTCACCTTCATGTCGTCGACATGGCGGAACTTGCCCACACCGTCGATGTTGTTGGAAGCTTCGTTGCGGATGAGCAGCGCTTGCGCCGCCTCCCATTTGTCGGGCCGCACGGCGGCATAGATCGACCCCAAGATCAGCCCCACCAATGTTGGGGTGATCCAGCGCCAGCGGTACTTGCTGGCCAAGGCAAGACAATCGATCGGGCGCAACGAAAATGACGAAGCGGGCGCAGTCATCAATCGACCTCTAAAAGCGGACACGGAGCGAAGGCTCTCGTCGCTCAACCATTGCTTTTTCTGCGGCGCCCGCTCATTGCCGTCGGATAATCTCCGCGCCGCGCTGGGCTGTTTGCCGGTCGATCCGAGCCGATCGGCGCGATGGCGCCGATTGTAGCGGCGGCGAACAAACCGCTGCTTGAGTCGCCCCACCGGGTTGCAAAGCGCGGCGCATGACGCACCTTTCACTAGCGCAGATGCCCAGCGCGGCCCGTCGCCGCGCGCCGCGGCCATTGCGCGCCAAGCGTGCTCGCGTGAATCGAACATGCGCATCCGCGTTGTGCAAACCACCACCGAAATGGCCCTGCTGGCGCCAGACTGGAACCGTCTGGCGCGCGGCGTGCCGTTTCGTTCCTTCGAATGGCTCGATTGTTGGTGGCGGCACTACGGGCAATGCGATGATGAATCGCTGCGGCCCGACGCCGCGCTGTTGGCGCTGGTGGCAAGCGACGACCAGGACGCCGTCGTCGGTATCGCCCCCTGGTACTGCGAGCGCTCGCTGACAGGGGGCCAGGTCATTCGCTTCCTCGGTTCCGGCGAAATCTATTCCGACTACCTCAGCGTGCTGTCGGCGCCAGGACGGGAAGCCGAGGTGGCCGGCGCCGTCGCCGATTGGTTGTCGCAGTCTTGCTATCGCGATTGGGACGCATTGGAGTTGACCGGCGTCGACGCCGAAGACATCACCACGCGCCAATTGGTGAGCGGGTTGCAACACCGTGGCCTCGCCTTGCACGTTCGGCCCGATCTGTGCTGCTGGCGGATCGACCTGCCCGCCACCTGGGACGCGTAT is a genomic window of Pirellulales bacterium containing:
- a CDS encoding superoxide dismutase, with translation MAYQLPPLPYAFDALEPYIDAKTMEIHHDKHHAAYVNNLNKALEGTDLGSQSVEKLIANLDQVPEKVRTAVRNNGGGHANHSMFWQILGERCEPTGDLAKAIDSDLKGFDNFKKDFTAAALGRFGSGWAWVSLDKNGKLVVESTPNQDSPIMAGSTPLLGCDVWEHAYYLKYQNRRPEYVEAFFNVINWKHVGERYKEARSK
- a CDS encoding sugar transferase; its protein translation is METICSLDTVLEKLDRVDELVRISDTDAPVSRVTPAQLQSSAPAAKRGKEAPSHHGKLRLVPIAASEYAGDHLLIEAGNASRLYQCVKRAADVAGAIVLLVLFSPIMLVTLIALAITTQGKPIFRQERVGLCGRRFPMFKFRTMHVNAAQMQHLVKNEKDGPIFKNKRDPRITKIGRWLRATSIDEMPQLFNILLGHMSLVGPRPPVPSEVAKYEPWQRARLTIKPGLTCLWQVSGRCEVGFEDWVRMDIWYRKNQSLLTDLKLLIKTPLSVLSQRGAY
- a CDS encoding O-antigen ligase family protein, with product MAFIIFIAALVSLVWLAAYVRRGSLIWAVLAFLLLNSSFGVYFWHAQAGPLPLTLDRIALAVLLGVFALHWKMVDRVAKPWAPADTWLIAFLAALMFSTFSHDWNSAPEETVAPIWRLITGYLSPAIIYVVGRQMSFGARQSKQLLAALTLFGVYLSITAIFEIAGQWSLVFPKIIAEPTLGFHFGRARGPMLHSVAFGFYLGACLVAAWLWCPRYGRAGGLLLAALSPLFLLAIYLSYTRSVWIGAVLGLGVVLALTLPRSWRPLVLGAGIVTGVAALGLGWDKFMGFEREYSAAGTRESASLRSSFVYVSWKMFLDHPLLGCGFGQFYVEKMPYLSDRSTEMELEAIRPLIHHNMPLGLLTETGVIGLGLFLALVAAWSRDAWRLWNSDADQWVRLQGAFCLALLGVYLPQALFHEISYMNMVHMLLFFVAGVSTGLCQAQCVQWHPARVAAPLSSWRASPT